cactttttggcatggaagcaagtcaccctcgcttcgagggactgcctaatactatactaatacTATAATACTATATATCCATTTCATGAATAAATATCCTGCTGGGCTGAGGTTCCCATTAATATGTCTGGATCGGTTTCATTGTTTGTGGGGATCTGTTTAACTGGCTGCGATGATGTGTCTGGTTATCCACAATTTGCACACagagtcgacagggcaaaagatgacaccttatcttaagtgccctgttctccaaaaatgcacgccttatggggtcctttgttgtcctggtttcttgcagacttgttgttacgctcataataaatggtgagactgagtactgtgtgtaatgagcgaatgtgagcttagctcctttattgtagttccagagagcaggtaccttgtgggtgacctgcttatatactgtgctcccgagggatgctgggatcccttgggactccaacaggtgggccctctggtggccaggtgtgatgcaggttacaaggagttaaatacaaaACACTTGTGGTTCTCAGAGGGAACCGtttcccctccggccaatcaatccacGGGCTCCTGGTTTAGATTACATCAATGCCTTTCTTTTGAGGCATAAACAGATTTGGCTCTTGGTCGCAGAGATTGTTTTTAATCGGTGCCTTTTCCTCCTCCCCTGTCCAGTCAGTCCCAAAAGCTGGTTTTAAACCATGTTTCgttcgtggcctcttcctgtgccttttgtgaAAGTGTGCAACTGCGAGATACTGAAAATGCCTCGACTCTCAAAAGGTTTTGCAAGTGAAAGTAAGTGATGTGTTTTGATCAGGTTGGCTgtgacattcccccccccccctctccccagggtTTCTCGCAGCCTGGGGGGGTGATTCACCTTTAATCCGCAGAACTTCCAGGGGAGATTTGCAGTGCACAGGGCTGAGTCAGGAAGGGTGGAGTTTGGAAATCGAATGTGAGGTGTACACTGGTAATCCCCTGTGTAGCGGCTGGCCATTGGCTCAATGCACAAGTCTGATGCAAGTGAATGGAAACTGCTAGTGCCTGCCCGCCCGGTACAAAGAAACGGATCTGCCTCACTGTGTCTGCACTCTCTCGGCGCCGGGCTGTGTTGCAGTCGTTGACTTGTCTTTTATCCTGTCGGCTATGGAGACCCTGATTCTGTGCCTCTTCCTCGTCTGCTCGGGAGCGGGTGAGTTTGTAAAATCTCCGGTTCCCGCAGCTTCCGGGGAGATGGGTGGGGAGAGGATGCACCCCAGGGGGGCGACGGGGTGAGGCTTTGGGGGGGTCCATGCAGACCCCTGGAGATGTGACCGGCGACCAGGGAGGACAGCgaggcggcggcgggggggggggggggggggagagacagagcacagtaAAAGGGTGGGACAGTCGGGGTCTGAGAGGGGCCAAGGTTCCTGGGCAAGACCCCCGCCGCCCGCACAGCCCGCAAAACACTGAGAGCTTCCGCCAGTTGAGTGCGACCGACACAACGCCCCGCGACACAAATTAACGTTGAGTTCAGGAAAGTTAAGAGTTTTATACAAAATTCACCAAGATTGAAGGTGCTCCGAAGCATCGTCTCGTACCGGCCAGGAGTGGGCCCCCTGGCAATTCGACTGCGGCCGGCATCACACCCCCAACCCAAGCCGGGCGGCACAAGGCTTGGGTTTGGGGTGTGATGCCTGCCGCAGTCCAATTGCCCGCCCAGTCACTTGACGGGGCTGCTTGGCTCCAGAGCAGCTCTCCCCGGGTACAGCGCCAGCTCCTTGGactggggagaggagggaagctGGGCATATCCTTCCTTGTTGACAGGGGGCATGGGGGGGTGGGGTACCTTGAAGACACTGCCACCTTTCAGTGATTGATCCGAATGTGAAGTTGCTTGACTCCTCACACGATTTGCTCGTTCCATTACTTCGGCGCTAACAGGAAAGAAAGCTTTGGGTTGTCGGCCGAGGTTTTGCAAATCTCAAAAGCTGAGCGAATCAGTAAACTATCCCAGGATCAGCTGCTGCTTGGAAAGTGCTTTTCCTTGCACCGCAGGGCACACAGATCGAAGCCAGACTGACACATGTCTCTGTGTTTTATCCACAGTGTGCGGTGGGAGGCTCTCGGACAGTGCTGGCCGGTCATGCTGTGAACCCAAGTTACCGCAACCATTAAATATATCAGAATTCAACAAGCTGCAGAATTATGTGACCTTATCCGGTCAGGGAAGATGTCCCGAGTATCTAGTGTAAGTATTGGGCTTTGTACCTAAATAACGCTCATCACAGTAAAGTACAGGTACTTCAGCCCTGGTTCAGTGGGGAGTCGGGCGGTTggaggttcaagtcccacgccgcagatttcagcacaaaaatccaggctgacaccccagtgcagtgctgagatagcgccgcactgtcggaggggcggtactgagggagcgccgcactgtcggaggggcggtactgagggagcgccgcactgtcggaggggcagtgctgagggagcgccgcactgtcggaggggcagtgctgagggagcgccgcactgtcggaggggcagtgctgagggagcgccgcactgtcggaggggcagtgctgagggagcgccgcactgtcggaggggcagtgctgagagagcaccgtactgtcggaggggcagtactgagggagcgccgcactgtcggaggagcatactgagggagtgccgcactgtcagaggggcagagctgagggagcgccgcactgtcggaggagcagtactgagggagcgccgcactgtcggaggggcagtgctgagggagcgccgcactgtcggaggggcagtactgagggagcgccgcactgtcggaggggcagtgctgagggagcgccgcactgtctgaggggcagtgctgagggagcgccgcactgtcggaggggcagtactgagggagcgctgcatgttggaggagcagtactgagggagcgctgcactgttggaggggcagtactgagagagccccgcactgtcggaggggcagtagtgaggtattcaatacctcaatcagatcaccccttcaaTACAATACAATATTGACGAGTGCCCTTTCAGAATTGAGCTTGACGTATTTATTTCTGATTTACTGTCACAGATTTACCACAAACGCGAATCAGAGATTCTGTATATTATCGGGAAAGGCACAAGCCATGAAAGAGTTTGTTGATGCGAGATCCACAGGTAAGAATGGCATTGGTCCCAGTGCCAGGTTCCATCTGATTTGGAGCCTGGGTCACAAAATATTCCACAAATCACGCCGTGGGAGAATTAAAAAAACAATCAAATGTTTTTTTCTTAATCACTTTTTTGAAATATCGGGGATGGGAAAACCAATCTGTGTGATTGACGGACAAGAGTCCAatcgctttccaattggccgtgggaaaGTTGGGGTGGGTGCACCGTGATGATTGACATGTTGGACGACCAATGGAGGGCGGGAGGGGCGAGTGGTCCTGGAATACGGTCCGACCAGAATTGGCGGTTCCCCCCAGACACCCACTCTCTGCAAGTCGGCCTCGAACGTGCGGCCATGCGTGAACAGGAAAGTGCCAGGCTGCGTGACCTGGGATAGGCCTCAGAGGCAGGGATTCTGCCATTGGCCTCGGgggccggagggaggggaggggagggctggggcTGGAGGTGCACGTTCGAGGGCCGGCTATCACTCGCTGTATAGGGCGACGgtggtcactgggactgcaggaagatgtcaatcaactggtcaggtgggcagaacattggccactggaattcaatctggagaagtgtgaggtaatgcatttggggagggctaacaagacgagggaatacacattaaatggtaggacactgagaagtgtagaggaacaaagggaccttggagtgcaggtccacagatccctgaaggtagcagaccaggtggttaagaagacacacGGGATagttacctttattggccgaggcatagaatacaagagcagggaggttatgcttgaactgtataaaacactggttaggccacagctggagtactgcgtgcagttctggtcaccacattacaggaagggtgtgattgcactgagagggtgcagaagaggtttACCAAAATGTTGCTGGGACTGtaaaatctaagctatgaggacagattgtataggctgggtttgtttttcttggaacagagggggctgaggggactcctgattgaggtgtataaaattatgaggggcgtggatagagtggatagagggggttgacttatgaggaaaggttgagcaggttgggcctctactcattggaattcagaagaatgagaggtgatcttatcaaaacgtgtaagattatgagggggctccacaaggtggatgcagagaggatgtttccactgatgtgggagactagaactggagggcatggtcttagaataaggggccgcccatttaaaacagatgaggaggaatttcttctctcagagggttgtaaatctgtggaattcgctgcctcagagagctgtggaagctgggacattgaataaatttaagacagagatagacagtttcttaaccgataaggggataaggggttatggggagggggcggggaagtggagctgagtccatgatcgaatcagccatgatcttattaaatggcggagcaggctcgaggggctgaatggccgactcctgctcctaattcttatgttcttcccttAAGAAGCTCCTTTAAAAACtacactctttgaccaagcttttggtcacctgccgtaatctcTTTGTTTTTTTGCGGAGAACACTTTTTATATAAACCACTCGACAAACGCAGAGTAATTTGGCTGTAATCCCACATTTCAGAATTGTATAAGTATTGGAATTCCTTTATTAACCAATTTGTGAATGCAATGAGCAGTTTCCTTCTGTTGCTGCAGAATACAAGCCGTCGACTCTATCTGAATCCAAACGGTTTTTAACACAGTATCTAACGAAATATTGGTTGATATTGTGACTGCAGGGTTGCAtttggaacagtttttttttcaaacatGTGTGTCCCATTGAAAGGTTCAGCACATAACCACAAGTATTTAGCAGGCTTGTGTGCCGTTGTGGAAAAGCCACTTTGCCAGTAAAACGGGAGATTTCATCAGAGTTCAATTCTAAAAACTTACGTTACTAACAATTACAAACACCAGAACCGTGCTGTCTATTTGTTACCTGGCTCAGTCTCAAATTCATTTTATTTGTCTTGTAACCCGCCTGtaaagcaccctgggacattttactaagctaaaggctctatataaatgtaagttgttctaTTCAAGGCTGAGCGGGACAGAGTTTCACATACTAAGGGAACCGGAGTGTTTGAGTTTGTAGAGTCACTGTATGCTCCGGGGTTGAAAGGACTCGATTGGGTCCGTCAATGCTCACTCAAGAGACAATGTGAAAATTGTGACGTCCTGTTTTGCTGCCTCAGATCCTGGTGACGTGGGCGCCCGAACTGGTGGGATAGAGCAGACGGAGACCGGGGAAGGAACTCCTCATCCTGCACCTCCCACTGCAGGTCCAACCATTCCAATATCCAGCTCCTCCATCACGGCCGTCCCTGGGCTACACGGGCAAGAGAGAACCTTTACCCTTCAGCCAACACCGAACCCCCCCACCCGAGCCCACTGGCTTCAACATGTGGCTGTCACAACAAGAAACACAGCTGGAGAAACATCCGGGACAAGTCTCCATCCCAGGAATATTGTCACCACGACACTGACATCTCCTCCAAACAAACACGAGGCGGGAGAAGACAGGACTATGGAGGGCACTTACAGTCCCGGTAAGCATCATCATTCCCCTGTGTGTACTATAGAGAATAAAAGTCCCTATTATAgggaataacagcccctgtgtatattgtacggATTATAGAATCCAGGGACGAGCACATAGATCGTGGCTGActctccagtgaagtactgagggagtgccgcactgtcggaggggcggtactgagggagtgtcggaggggcggtactgagggagtgccgcactgtcggaggggcagtactgagggagtgccgcactgtcggaggggcggtactgagggagtgccgcactgtcggaggggcggtactgggggagcgccgcactgtcggaggggcagtactgagggagaggggcggtactgagggagcgccgcacttttggaggggcagtactgagggagtgccgcactgtcggaggggcagtactgggggagcgccgcactgtcggaggggcagtactgaggtagtgctgcactgtcgaaggggcaggactgagggagccccgcactgtcggaggggcagtactgagggagcgccgcacttttggaggggcagtactgagggagtgccgcactgtcgaaggagcaggactgagggagccccgcactgtcggaggggcaggactgagggagccccgcactgtcggaggggcaggactgagggagccccgcactgtcggaggggcagtactgaggggagctgtgtccatgatcggatcagccatgatcgtgataaatggcggagcaggctcgagggaccgtatggcctcctcctgttcctattggttatgttcttatgacctatttccctcagcagaggggtcaacaaccagggggcataaatttaaagtaattagggggaggtttagtggaaatttgagggaaaatttcttcacccagagggtggtgggggtctggaactcacggcctgaaagggtggtagaggcagaaaccctcaccacatttaaaaagtacttggatgtgcacttgaagtgccgtaacccacagggctacggacccagagctggaaaatgggattaggctgggtagcccttGGTCGGCtggcccggacacgatgggccgaatggcctccttgtgtcctgtaaatttctctgattctatgagggAGAGGCTCAGGGGATCTCTCTGCTGCCTGTGGGAATCTTAATCT
This DNA window, taken from Pristiophorus japonicus isolate sPriJap1 chromosome 20, sPriJap1.hap1, whole genome shotgun sequence, encodes the following:
- the LOC139233039 gene encoding mucin-2-like isoform X2 → METLILCLFLVCSGAVCGGRLSDSAGRSCCEPKLPQPLNISEFNKLQNYVTLSGQGRCPEYLVFTTNANQRFCILSGKAQAMKEFVDARSTDPGDVGARTGGIEQTETGEGTPHPAPPTAGPTIPISSSSITAVPGLHGQERTFTLQPTPNPPTRAHWLQHVAVTTRNTAGETSGTSLHPRNIVTTTLTSPPNKHEAGEDRTMEGTYSPDPGDVCARTGGLEQTETGEGTPHPAPPTAGPTIPISSSSITAVPGLHGQERTFTLQPTPNPPTRAHWLQRVAVTTRNTAGETSGTSLHPRNIVDMTLTSPPNKHEAGEDRTMEGTYSPDVMVRGVRYSRICGLRTDTV